One Pseudobacteriovorax antillogorgiicola genomic region harbors:
- a CDS encoding SpoIIE family protein phosphatase, translated as MAKAFVLGEAPLPSSLGLYLDLAEEPPTAGWSVEDALQAYEAQRFTASEASIPNYGVNPAVQWAHFIIHNPKEENVNVTLVNFFHWTDKTTVFQWVSQNRWLETSIGDQTRFRERPIKTRTSAFPIRLHPGDNRFMIRVSAQGALQLDLRLYEPESYRDYNVVESLFIGLLFGFHIVVAFYNLFLYRSFQDRTYIHYFLYVMANVSYQGFSLCVAHLVLYSLLGISEVPGQMAIISVDAVVITALLFSDRFLDIKTYMPKFHRLNKCMMIWAVINMVITQFNLYLGAVICILDATITISLLLFQGFYCLSKGHPTAKYFTIAWGAYLVGSTATVVNLGGLIPSNSWTYWGQFVGGSLEIVILSLALANRINFLQGRLSRSLHHQEQVEGMLRHSQFLEERLDENGRKNFQYAYCSRTADSIGGDFLGIKITEQNEAFIIIGDVTGHGIESAMLSVVASGIIRGAIGEQSLNLQGVPLDQRVLRIMETLNQTILDICKKYDRSMTVCILAIDLETGLGHYCNGGHTPFVWKKGDSSLCLVNRGSMVGLLEEPQFSVSDIQLQDKDMIIMITDGLIENVGHSRRLYTFKDIQKHTEDSSSPYQLRDRIEIDLQDHWQDIHLEDDSTYIIFQMDRNTNQAA; from the coding sequence ATGGCGAAAGCTTTTGTCTTAGGTGAGGCCCCCCTCCCCAGCTCGCTGGGGTTATACTTGGATCTTGCCGAGGAGCCTCCCACCGCCGGTTGGTCGGTCGAGGATGCCTTACAGGCTTATGAAGCTCAACGATTTACGGCTAGCGAGGCAAGTATTCCAAACTATGGAGTAAATCCAGCTGTTCAATGGGCCCACTTCATCATCCATAACCCTAAAGAAGAAAATGTAAACGTTACACTGGTCAACTTTTTTCATTGGACCGACAAAACCACCGTCTTCCAATGGGTTTCACAGAATCGGTGGTTGGAAACTTCTATCGGCGATCAAACCAGATTTAGAGAGCGTCCCATAAAAACCAGAACCAGCGCGTTTCCGATCCGTTTACACCCTGGTGACAATCGATTCATGATTCGGGTATCTGCCCAAGGCGCCTTGCAACTTGATCTTAGACTTTACGAGCCCGAATCTTATCGAGACTACAATGTCGTTGAATCTCTGTTTATTGGCCTTTTGTTTGGCTTTCATATCGTTGTCGCTTTTTATAACCTATTTTTGTATCGAAGCTTTCAAGACCGTACCTATATCCACTATTTTCTCTACGTGATGGCCAATGTTTCCTATCAAGGCTTCAGTCTATGTGTGGCTCACCTTGTCTTGTATAGCTTGTTAGGCATCAGCGAAGTTCCAGGCCAAATGGCGATAATATCTGTAGATGCTGTTGTGATTACCGCACTTCTTTTTTCAGACAGGTTCCTAGATATCAAAACCTACATGCCTAAATTCCATCGTCTGAATAAGTGTATGATGATTTGGGCTGTCATCAATATGGTGATCACTCAATTTAATTTGTATCTCGGCGCAGTGATTTGTATTCTAGACGCAACGATTACAATTAGCTTACTCCTATTTCAGGGATTTTACTGTTTGAGTAAAGGCCACCCCACAGCTAAGTATTTCACCATCGCTTGGGGTGCCTATCTAGTAGGATCAACCGCCACTGTAGTCAATCTAGGCGGCTTAATTCCAAGCAACTCCTGGACATACTGGGGTCAGTTTGTGGGAGGCTCTTTAGAAATTGTGATACTGTCCCTAGCCTTAGCCAATCGGATTAACTTTTTGCAAGGTCGATTAAGCCGCTCCCTTCATCATCAAGAGCAAGTGGAAGGGATGCTTCGTCATTCCCAGTTTCTTGAAGAACGCCTTGATGAGAATGGTAGGAAAAATTTCCAATATGCCTATTGCTCGCGAACGGCAGACTCCATTGGCGGAGATTTTCTGGGAATCAAGATTACCGAGCAGAATGAAGCTTTTATCATCATTGGTGATGTCACAGGTCATGGAATCGAATCCGCAATGCTGTCTGTGGTCGCCTCTGGCATCATTCGGGGGGCCATTGGTGAGCAAAGCCTCAATCTTCAAGGAGTCCCTCTCGATCAACGAGTTCTGAGAATCATGGAGACTCTCAATCAGACAATCTTAGATATTTGTAAGAAGTACGATCGGTCCATGACCGTTTGTATTCTGGCTATTGATCTAGAGACTGGCCTGGGCCACTACTGTAACGGTGGCCACACTCCATTTGTATGGAAAAAAGGGGATTCCAGCTTATGCCTGGTGAATCGAGGTAGCATGGTTGGCCTATTAGAGGAACCACAATTCTCTGTGAGTGATATTCAGCTGCAAGATAAGGATATGATTATCATGATCACGGATGGATTGATTGAAAATGTTGGCCATTCACGGCGACTTTATACATTCAAGGATATTCAAAAGCATACGGAAGACAGTAGCAGTCCCTATCAGCTACGTGATCGCATTGAAATTGATCTCCAGGACCATTGGCAGGATATCCATCTGGAAGATGACAGTACTTATATCATCTTCCAGATGGATCGCAATACCAACCAAGCGGCATGA